From Rhopalosiphum padi isolate XX-2018 chromosome 2, ASM2088224v1, whole genome shotgun sequence:
GACAAACATTTTGTTGGGTGCCCTTGTGACACCCCATTACGCTAAtctaaacttaatatataaatatatttgttagcTATTAACcaattcgaatttttttttttatacctatattaaaatactgctgacaatattctgctttagatacaaaattaaataaatttaaaaataataacgataaaaaatgcTGTTTcgataatgtaaaaaaatatgtttgaaaaagttaaaagttaatgaaataataagtgaTGAGTGATGACATATAATAGATCactttgtattgtattatatagtcgtataaatttaagtattgatttttcaagtatattatgataatttcacaaaatttaaatattaccaaCCTGAGAATACGAGGGTCGTCCTGAAAGTAAGGTTATAAGGGCCGTGTATGacgaattaaattttgtttttcaaagttGTCACCACGGGTAGGTAGAGGAACTtctaacgataaaaaaaaattatcaaacgcCTCAATCTGTTGAGAAATGTCGTCACAGCAGCCAAACGCGTCAAACAGTTCGCCCTCCGATCACTCCACCTATCGCAGGTGTGAGATACACTTTGTTATTCGGTTCCTTACTACACGtaatattcaatgtatttttaatgttataaattatgatgcaTCAAAATAATCACAAAAGAAAATTACTTCCAAATACTCCTCAACTAATTacgtaagaaaaatatttaaaattagatgtTTTTAAGGTTTCTTAAAAcccaaattattttcttaatatggacattcaataaaatttattatgaattataataaaaataattattattatttattatatttaatataaattataatttccgaGCATGAatatacaaaaaagaaaaaaaaacaaattattgtttgaaaaatttacaatcatatctaataatatgatttttttccattaagattttagatttaaataaattgaattaactaTGTGTCAGTGTAAAAGTTAAtgatttgtttgatttttacGTTAGATATGCTATGGAAGttcatattgtacattataaaaaagaGTACGGAAGTTTTGAAAACGCTCTAAGTTACAGTGATGGCGTTTGTGTCGTTGGATTTTTCGGAGAggtaattaatttgatataaatattttatttgtgcacttaaataaatatgtgaaaACATTGTATCTTGTATCTCTTAAGTTACACTCACGTGattacatattttcaattttgtaaaaaatcggTACTGAGctcaaaaaccaaaattttagtactatatattatataggtattaatataataaacgcaatattttcggaaaaaaattatatcaaactaTCGtagtaatactaaaagtaaaaaacgACTTTGATAACTATATTCCAAaaacatatcataaaatatatttagtgatataGCCTGACAATCTGTCTCTGCCTAGAATCGTTAtacgtatacaatgatacatcattgaattattaaaatttaacacgccCATAAAAGTGACCCACTCAACAAAAAAGATTTAGAAGTtcagaaaaatgtttatattttaattttagtgcaCTTTTTTTGGATAtaagtgtatttttataaaatcattttcagtgtagttattaaaaattaaaacaaaatttcaatATCCGTAAGCAGCTGGTAATAGTATATTGTGTGATGAGAGCGTGCATAACTAATTCAGTCACAGTCCAGGGGGTGACTTGTGCGATACGAGTCGCAGTCGATGGTTATATTTCACCAAAAACTGAAGTTGCCTTCCCACACAGGCCACATATTactgtgatattattttttgtcccGCCGATTCATAGAACAACACTGAAATATTGAAGTAACCCACCAAATAcctagtattttaaatattaatcaagatGTATTGatgtttatgtacatttatCCGATTTGAACAGTAACTTTGTTACTATTCAAATTTCGTTGAgcataaaaagtatatactCTCCGCTGGGATTTCTTTTATAGGTATCATCAAAAGACAATCAAGATATGGCTAATTTTATtgcagatttaaaatatatagtccaACCAAAATCGTCGATAATTAGAAGTTTTAAAGAAGAGTTTTCTTGGATAAAGAAAACAGctttaaaacaacattattatacttatcatgGATCTCTAACAACTGAACCGTACACAGAATGTGTAATCTGGATAATTTTTACCAAGCCCATTAAAATATCTAGGAGAcaggtaagattattatattttttactaaatcaatattaattttttttttttgaatattcatTCGATTTCAATAGTTAATGGAATTCAGAGAGTTACATTCAAGTCATCACGGagtattaataaatgaaaatgacaGAGATCTTCAACCATTTAATAATAGAACAATCCTTTATgcatattaaacttataaaatgttattaaattaacatcattgttattatttctattgattactttgtattattaattatatttttatcaaagttATTCAAGcccgaattaaaatatttaaagatccGGGGGGCCAAAGTTTTCAAAAGgccttaaaaaaaatcaattttattttattattatatattatatagttaaactaataaataatgattttaataaaaaaacaacttcaTTGAAACTTattcctatatttttattttatttaactattaattatatcaattttaatagaaattataatataatataacaatgttcttttaatattatgaatatagtttatgtaatcataaaaatatactgtGGTAACTACTGAGGTCTTTATAGTCTTGTAGCCCTAGGGCTATGGAACGCTCTACTCCTTAAACCTGGCTTGAAGTAATTGTTAAAGTGTATTATTAGAGTTTTGACTTTTGGTTATGAATTATGAGATATTATCAAaagtgaaattataataattcatgatattataaatttcttagTGTACTGTAACTcgtaagatatatattttattaaatatacgtcTTTTGCGCATGGCGC
This genomic window contains:
- the LOC132921568 gene encoding carbonic anhydrase 2-like, encoding MIWTSALWFMFAVLASSKSVSEFDSDDWPYVIKDHVGIKLQSPVDINTTYASRRYLPFLRYFGYWAFNRATVEISNTGHTVNVKLANNSYEVPFITGGPLFDSRYEFSQMHFHWGKNDMGSEHKVNGHKYAMEVHIVHYKKEYGSFENALSYSDGVCVVGFFGEVSSKDNQDMANFIADLKYIVQPKSSIIRSFKEEFSWIKKTALKQHYYTYHGSLTTEPYTECVIWIIFTKPIKISRRQLMEFRELHSSHHGVLINENDRDLQPFNNRTILYAY